The following coding sequences are from one Novosphingobium sp. KACC 22771 window:
- a CDS encoding TonB-dependent receptor yields the protein MGQISAAHLRLAASGLAIIVAGMTAGLATGAQAQSTTAAPAKGDEQAIVVTGFRTSLAAALNEKRASAAAIDTIKAEDVGKFPDSNLAESMQRVPGIALARGDGGEGKNISVRGLGPGFTRVRLNGMEGTAQTGSSDIYGAGNTGRSFDFNVFPTEIFSELAVRKTPSADVEEGSLGATVDLKAPHPLDFKKSFVATISAKGVWNEVSKKLDPRVSVLLSKQNEEGTFGVLATASYSHRNIREVGYSAVNILPTYVNGGFCSPLGYAPQNPATNAAKGTDAANCSTGNPRTGSTAAYSLIQSMTGPSGQPGGGVFLPRIPRYLNSRQDAERMGGSLALQWRPDDNTEIAFDALFSRFKVTRWDNYIDALSFARNTSNNGQPMVSVVDLSVKPNGSLLYGLFNGVDLRSESLRDKFTTTFGQANLNIHHKFTDHLTIDIMAGYSRSIFDNPERLTVNLDAIDTPGYAIDFRGGGSIPVIKYGIDVANPANFNYAPGRADGTVLGNFNTRNWKVTTDNYTFEANSTYEFNDAFKIKGGAQYRQSAFKNRVLGVAPANQATTALPAGASVADFTYQITGLNNLLIPGALPSFLATDIDKWKQTVGFNNFTFCGVECGNGSPEVREEEASAFLMGQFNLPDTLPIPIRGDVGVRFVNTSQHTVGYIPTAAAAGAAYPTVAVPAIVDRSYSDWLPSANLVLEFTPHLLGRLSAAKVMSRPELGVLPSGGSVNAVTRTATIGNPYLDPIRASTYDAALEWYFRPGSLLSVAYFHKDISTYIQSVSSLVPYNTLGLPNALLTAAGTQPTDLFTVTRSVNTKGGPLNGVEVNLQLPFTFLRGFARDFGLLANYTHVSSKVNYVLQSSGGVATLSTTANLVNMSPDTASGTLYYENRKFSIRGTINYRGPFIRQIPSGANDSDVLGNSATTFVDASFSYNLMKDIKFTIEGQNLTDEHNVLYIDSGRQDPLFNTRTGRTITVGVNAKF from the coding sequence TTGGGGCAGATTTCAGCAGCACACTTGCGTCTGGCGGCTTCGGGGCTGGCGATCATCGTGGCGGGCATGACGGCGGGACTGGCCACCGGTGCGCAGGCCCAATCCACGACCGCCGCGCCTGCGAAAGGTGATGAGCAGGCGATTGTCGTTACCGGCTTTCGCACCTCGCTGGCCGCCGCGCTGAATGAAAAGCGCGCATCGGCCGCCGCGATCGACACGATCAAGGCCGAGGACGTGGGCAAGTTCCCTGACTCCAACCTTGCCGAATCCATGCAGCGTGTGCCGGGCATCGCGCTGGCTCGCGGCGATGGCGGCGAGGGCAAGAACATCTCGGTGCGCGGCCTCGGGCCGGGCTTTACCCGCGTTCGCCTCAACGGCATGGAGGGCACCGCACAGACCGGTTCGTCCGACATTTACGGTGCGGGCAACACCGGGCGCAGCTTTGACTTCAACGTCTTCCCGACCGAAATCTTTTCCGAACTGGCCGTGCGCAAGACGCCTTCGGCCGATGTCGAGGAGGGCTCGCTGGGCGCGACGGTGGACCTGAAGGCCCCCCATCCGCTTGATTTCAAAAAGAGCTTTGTCGCCACCATTTCGGCCAAGGGCGTGTGGAACGAGGTTAGCAAGAAGCTGGACCCGCGTGTCTCGGTGCTGCTCTCCAAGCAGAACGAGGAAGGCACATTCGGCGTCCTTGCCACCGCCAGTTACAGCCACCGCAACATCCGCGAGGTGGGCTATTCGGCGGTCAACATCCTGCCCACTTATGTCAACGGCGGCTTCTGTTCGCCGCTTGGCTATGCCCCGCAAAACCCGGCCACCAATGCGGCCAAGGGCACGGATGCGGCCAATTGCTCGACCGGCAATCCGCGCACGGGATCGACGGCGGCCTATAGCCTGATCCAGTCGATGACCGGGCCGTCGGGCCAGCCGGGCGGCGGCGTGTTCCTGCCGCGCATCCCGCGCTATCTTAACTCGCGCCAGGATGCCGAGCGGATGGGCGGTTCGCTGGCGCTGCAATGGCGGCCCGATGACAACACCGAAATCGCGTTTGATGCGCTCTTTTCCCGTTTCAAGGTAACGCGTTGGGACAATTACATCGACGCGCTTTCCTTTGCCCGCAACACCAGCAACAACGGGCAGCCGATGGTCTCGGTGGTCGATCTGTCGGTCAAGCCCAATGGCTCGCTGCTCTATGGTCTGTTCAACGGGGTGGACCTGCGCTCGGAAAGCCTGCGCGACAAATTCACCACCACTTTTGGTCAGGCCAATCTGAACATCCACCACAAATTCACCGATCATCTGACCATCGACATCATGGCCGGCTATTCACGCTCAATCTTTGACAATCCCGAGCGTTTGACGGTCAATCTCGATGCGATCGACACGCCGGGCTATGCGATTGATTTCCGCGGCGGCGGTTCAATTCCGGTCATCAAATATGGCATCGACGTGGCGAACCCGGCCAATTTCAATTATGCGCCGGGCCGTGCGGACGGCACGGTGCTGGGCAATTTCAACACGCGCAACTGGAAGGTGACCACCGACAATTATACGTTCGAGGCCAATTCCACCTATGAATTCAACGACGCCTTCAAGATCAAGGGCGGGGCGCAATATCGCCAGAGTGCGTTCAAGAACCGCGTGCTGGGCGTGGCCCCGGCCAATCAGGCGACCACGGCGCTGCCCGCCGGGGCCTCGGTGGCCGATTTCACCTATCAGATCACGGGGCTCAACAATCTGCTGATCCCCGGCGCCCTGCCCAGCTTCCTGGCCACCGATATTGACAAGTGGAAGCAAACGGTCGGCTTCAACAATTTCACCTTCTGCGGCGTGGAATGCGGCAATGGTTCGCCCGAAGTGCGCGAGGAGGAGGCATCAGCCTTCCTGATGGGCCAGTTCAACCTGCCCGATACGCTGCCGATCCCGATCCGGGGCGATGTCGGCGTGCGCTTTGTCAACACTTCGCAGCATACGGTCGGCTATATCCCCACGGCCGCTGCGGCCGGTGCGGCCTATCCCACTGTTGCGGTTCCGGCGATTGTGGATCGCTCCTATTCGGACTGGCTGCCATCGGCCAATCTGGTGCTGGAATTCACGCCGCACCTGCTGGGCCGCCTGTCCGCCGCCAAGGTGATGAGCCGACCGGAACTGGGCGTGTTGCCCTCGGGCGGGTCGGTCAATGCCGTCACGCGCACAGCCACCATCGGCAACCCCTATCTCGACCCCATCCGTGCGAGCACCTATGACGCGGCGCTGGAATGGTATTTCCGCCCCGGCTCGCTGCTTTCGGTCGCCTATTTCCACAAGGATATCAGCACCTATATCCAGTCGGTCAGCAGCCTTGTGCCCTATAACACGCTGGGCCTGCCCAATGCGCTGCTGACCGCGGCGGGTACGCAGCCGACCGATCTGTTCACCGTGACGCGCTCGGTCAACACCAAGGGTGGACCGCTCAATGGGGTCGAGGTCAATCTGCAATTGCCCTTCACCTTCCTGCGCGGCTTTGCGCGGGACTTTGGCTTGCTGGCCAATTACACCCATGTCTCGTCCAAGGTGAATTACGTGCTGCAATCGAGCGGGGGCGTGGCGACGCTTTCGACCACGGCCAATCTGGTCAACATGTCGCCCGATACGGCCAGCGGCACGCTCTATTACGAAAACCGCAAGTTCAGCATTCGCGGTACGATCAACTATCGCGGGCCCTTCATCCGTCAGATCCCCTCGGGCGCCAATGACAGCGACGTATTGGGCAACAGCGCCACGACCTTCGTCGATGCCTCCTTCAGCTATAATCTGATGAAGGACATCAAGTTCACCATCGAAGGCCAAAACCTGACCGACGAGCATAACGTCCTTTATATCGACAGCGGCCGTCAGGATCCTTTGTTCAACACCCGCACCGGCCGCACGATCACCGTGGGCGTCAACGCCAAATTCTGA
- a CDS encoding rhamnogalacturonan acetylesterase, with product MVRSPLLLAAIGACMMPPPVHAQSARVWRLDGPARGGETAIAPGAPYAPGIGGYESDGALSLPVTEGNWRITLNLGSDARESQTTVKAENRRLMVLNAATARGQSVTRRFIVHVHNASLGAVPENAPGGDHVRLRPDQAAQRNWDDRLTLEFLGTPAVRSVTVEPAQGPTIFLVGDSMVADHPREPTASWGQILPLMVDDTVAVANYAESGATLKSFLADLRLDKVLSLIKPGDYLFIQFGHNDQKAQWPQTYVEAHTTYRAYLHAYIAEARRRGANPVLVTSPERRNFDAGGRIIPSLGDYPAVMREVAGNERIPLIDLNRASILLYEALGPDRAPGMFNDDGRDKTHYNGWGAWMGARIMADGIRAAIPALAPHVTSTPFDPARPENVAIAPSALVTSQRPLGN from the coding sequence ATGGTACGTTCACCCCTGCTTCTGGCCGCAATCGGCGCCTGCATGATGCCCCCACCCGTCCACGCCCAAAGCGCGCGCGTATGGCGCCTTGATGGCCCGGCACGGGGCGGCGAAACTGCGATTGCGCCGGGCGCTCCCTATGCGCCCGGCATCGGCGGCTATGAGAGCGATGGCGCCCTCTCCCTGCCTGTGACAGAGGGCAATTGGCGCATCACGCTCAATCTGGGCAGCGATGCGCGCGAAAGCCAAACCACGGTCAAGGCCGAGAACCGCCGCCTGATGGTGCTGAACGCCGCCACGGCGCGGGGGCAGAGCGTGACGCGGCGCTTTATCGTCCATGTGCATAATGCCAGCCTGGGCGCGGTGCCGGAAAACGCGCCGGGGGGCGACCACGTCCGCCTGCGCCCCGATCAGGCGGCGCAGCGCAATTGGGATGACCGGCTGACGCTCGAATTCCTCGGCACGCCCGCCGTGCGATCCGTCACCGTCGAACCGGCGCAGGGGCCGACCATCTTCCTCGTCGGCGATTCCATGGTGGCCGACCATCCGCGCGAACCCACGGCCAGTTGGGGCCAGATCCTGCCGCTGATGGTGGATGATACGGTGGCCGTGGCCAATTATGCCGAAAGCGGGGCGACGCTCAAATCCTTCCTCGCCGACCTGCGGCTGGACAAGGTGTTGAGCCTCATCAAGCCGGGCGATTATCTCTTCATCCAGTTCGGCCATAATGACCAAAAGGCGCAATGGCCCCAGACCTATGTCGAGGCCCACACCACCTATCGCGCCTATCTCCACGCCTATATTGCCGAGGCGCGGCGGCGCGGGGCCAACCCGGTGCTGGTGACCAGCCCGGAGCGGCGCAATTTCGATGCGGGCGGGCGGATCATTCCGTCTTTGGGCGATTATCCGGCGGTCATGCGCGAAGTGGCGGGAAACGAGCGCATTCCCCTGATCGACCTCAACCGCGCCAGCATCCTTCTCTATGAAGCGCTTGGCCCCGATCGCGCGCCCGGCATGTTCAACGATGATGGCCGCGATAAAACCCATTACAACGGATGGGGCGCCTGGATGGGCGCCCGCATCATGGCCGATGGCATACGCGCCGCGATCCCTGCTCTGGCCCCGCATGTGACGTCGACCCCGTTCGATCCGGCCCGCCCGGAAAATGTCGCCATTGCGCCCAGCGCGCTGGTTACTTCGCAACGCCCGCTGGGGAATTGA
- a CDS encoding alpha-N-arabinofuranosidase: MIRRSIRLLASAALIMGAAPALHAQAPAALHGEAPGATIDPRIFSQFAEHLGYGIYGGIWVGPESKIPNIKGYRRDVVEALRALHVPLVRWPGGCFADEYHWRDGIGPRAKRPVKINTHWGGVTEPNTFGTHEFMDFAELIGAQAYVSGNVGSAPAGEMEEWVQYITAPEGTLAQERARNGRKEPWKLPYFGIGNELWGCGGNMRADYAADVTRRYATFVKVPFGTKIQKIASGANGPDYNWTEVMMREAGRMIDGIGLHYYTIPGDWKSKGSATDFNEVDYARTMAKTWKMEELLTRHSAVMDKYDPAKRVNLAVDEWGIWTDVEPGTNPGFLYQQNSLRDALLAGVNINLFIRHADRVRMTNIAQMVNVLQSMILTRDAQMVLTPTYHVFDMYRGFQDATALPLDLPKLWYGRDEWVSPALHGAAARGRDGVVHVALVNIDPGKPQHLEIAISGIQSSRVSGRILTSERVQDVNDFTNGVRVHPAAFSGAVLRDGKLVVDLPAKSLVVLDLP, translated from the coding sequence ATGATTCGTCGTTCCATCCGCCTGTTGGCATCGGCCGCGCTGATAATGGGCGCGGCGCCCGCGCTTCATGCGCAGGCCCCCGCCGCCCTGCATGGCGAAGCGCCGGGGGCCACCATCGACCCGCGCATCTTCAGCCAGTTTGCCGAACATCTGGGCTATGGCATTTATGGCGGGATCTGGGTCGGGCCGGAATCGAAAATCCCCAATATCAAGGGCTATCGCCGCGATGTGGTCGAGGCGCTGCGGGCGCTGCATGTGCCGCTGGTGCGCTGGCCGGGCGGGTGCTTTGCCGATGAATATCACTGGCGCGACGGGATTGGCCCGCGCGCGAAACGCCCGGTCAAGATCAACACCCATTGGGGCGGCGTGACCGAGCCCAACACATTCGGCACGCATGAATTCATGGACTTTGCCGAACTGATCGGCGCGCAGGCCTATGTCTCGGGCAATGTCGGCAGCGCGCCCGCCGGGGAAATGGAGGAGTGGGTGCAATATATCACCGCACCCGAAGGCACTTTGGCGCAGGAGCGGGCGCGCAATGGGCGCAAAGAGCCGTGGAAACTGCCCTATTTCGGCATTGGCAATGAATTGTGGGGCTGTGGCGGCAATATGCGCGCCGATTATGCCGCCGATGTCACGCGCCGATATGCCACTTTCGTCAAGGTCCCCTTTGGCACCAAAATCCAGAAGATCGCCAGCGGCGCCAATGGCCCCGATTACAACTGGACCGAGGTGATGATGCGCGAGGCGGGCCGGATGATCGATGGCATCGGCCTGCATTATTACACCATCCCCGGGGATTGGAAGAGCAAGGGTTCGGCCACGGATTTCAATGAGGTCGACTATGCCCGCACCATGGCCAAGACGTGGAAGATGGAGGAATTGCTGACCAGACATTCCGCCGTCATGGACAAATATGACCCCGCCAAACGGGTCAATCTGGCGGTGGATGAATGGGGTATCTGGACCGATGTCGAGCCGGGCACCAATCCGGGCTTTCTCTACCAACAGAACTCCTTGCGCGATGCCTTGCTGGCGGGGGTGAACATCAACCTCTTCATCCGCCATGCCGACCGCGTGCGCATGACCAACATTGCCCAGATGGTGAACGTGCTCCAGTCGATGATCCTGACGCGGGACGCGCAGATGGTGCTGACGCCGACCTATCATGTGTTCGACATGTATCGCGGGTTTCAGGACGCAACGGCCCTGCCGCTGGACCTGCCCAAACTCTGGTATGGGCGTGATGAGTGGGTGTCGCCCGCGCTGCACGGTGCGGCGGCGAGGGGGCGCGATGGGGTGGTCCATGTGGCCCTTGTCAACATTGATCCGGGCAAGCCGCAGCATCTGGAAATCGCGATTTCCGGCATCCAGTCCTCCCGCGTTTCGGGCCGCATTCTGACCTCGGAGCGGGTTCAGGATGTGAATGATTTTACCAATGGCGTGCGGGTGCATCCGGCGGCCTTTTCCGGTGCGGTCCTGCGCGATGGGAAATTGGTGGTCGATCTGCCCGCCAAATCGCTGGTGGTGCTGGACCTGCCGTGA
- a CDS encoding rhamnogalacturonidase has protein sequence MIADLRAYADGRTLAHGAINDAIAAAHQRGGGGVELPAGRFLCFSIRLLSGVRLHLGQGAVIEAADPARHGGDYDLPEDNGPQLYQDFGHSHWRNSLIWAIGAQDIAITGPGRIEGRGLTRNGPGSLWRAQAGERPLSMAAMSQADVGALEQSHAAMRGLGNKAIGLRECRHVELSGFTIAGGGHFAVLATGCEDMAIRNLSIDTERDGIDLDGVRRCVVEHCRVNSPNDDAIVVKTSRALGRLAPSEDIAIRHCTVSGYDLGTMLDGTRGRTQQFAPDRDRVTGRIKIGTETNGDIRRVTIEDCHFERSRGLAIECVDGATVEDISAHRLTMREVTSAPIFLRLGARLRGPEGTRIGALRRVEFSDIRATGIAHEFPVIIAGLPGHPVQQVALRDMDLSFDGGGTAQDAARQPPLVPDAYPEPSMFGVLPAWALWMRDVQDVTIERFYARHGGVDARPPVVADKVDGLNLREMPLWRPV, from the coding sequence GTGATCGCGGATCTGCGCGCTTACGCCGATGGGCGGACGCTTGCCCATGGCGCGATCAATGACGCCATCGCCGCCGCGCATCAGCGTGGCGGCGGGGGGGTGGAATTGCCCGCCGGGCGCTTCCTCTGCTTCTCGATCCGCCTGCTTTCCGGTGTCCGGCTGCATCTGGGGCAGGGCGCGGTGATCGAGGCGGCGGACCCGGCGCGCCATGGCGGGGACTATGACCTGCCCGAGGACAATGGGCCGCAACTCTATCAGGATTTCGGCCACAGCCATTGGCGCAACAGCCTGATCTGGGCCATCGGCGCGCAGGATATCGCCATCACCGGCCCGGGCCGGATCGAAGGGCGGGGCCTGACCCGTAACGGCCCCGGCTCGCTCTGGCGCGCGCAGGCGGGCGAAAGGCCGCTTTCCATGGCGGCGATGAGCCAGGCCGATGTCGGTGCGCTGGAGCAGAGCCATGCCGCGATGCGCGGGCTGGGCAACAAGGCGATCGGCCTGCGCGAATGCCGCCATGTCGAACTGTCGGGCTTTACCATCGCTGGCGGCGGGCATTTCGCCGTGCTGGCCACCGGATGCGAAGACATGGCGATCCGCAACCTGTCCATCGACACCGAGCGGGACGGGATTGACCTTGATGGCGTGCGCCGCTGCGTGGTCGAACATTGCCGGGTGAACAGCCCCAACGATGACGCCATCGTGGTGAAAACCAGCCGTGCCCTTGGGCGGCTGGCGCCATCGGAGGATATTGCGATCCGCCATTGCACGGTCTCGGGCTATGACCTTGGCACGATGCTGGATGGCACACGGGGGCGGACTCAGCAATTTGCCCCCGACCGCGACCGGGTGACGGGCCGCATCAAGATCGGCACCGAAACCAACGGCGATATTCGCCGCGTGACCATCGAGGATTGCCATTTCGAACGCAGCCGGGGATTGGCCATCGAATGCGTCGATGGCGCCACGGTTGAGGACATCAGCGCCCATCGCCTGACCATGCGGGAAGTGACCAGCGCGCCGATTTTCCTGCGGCTGGGTGCGCGGCTGCGCGGGCCGGAGGGGACGCGGATCGGGGCGCTGCGCCGGGTGGAGTTCAGCGATATTCGCGCCACCGGGATCGCCCATGAATTCCCTGTGATCATCGCGGGCCTGCCCGGCCATCCCGTGCAGCAGGTGGCTTTGCGCGACATGGACCTGAGTTTCGATGGCGGCGGCACGGCGCAGGACGCCGCCCGCCAGCCTCCGCTGGTGCCCGACGCCTATCCCGAACCCAGCATGTTTGGCGTTTTGCCCGCATGGGCGCTGTGGATGCGCGATGTTCAGGATGTGACCATTGAGCGTTTCTATGCCCGCCATGGCGGGGTTGATGCTCGCCCGCCGGTGGTGGCGGACAAAGTTGATGGCCTGAATCTGCGCGAAATGCCGCTTTGGCGGCCTGTCTGA
- a CDS encoding L-rhamnose mutarotase: MQRFAFRMQLKPGMVDEYRRRHDAIWPELVDLLHDAGISDYSIFLDPDTLALFAVLHLADENRRESLPDEPVMKLWWAAMAPLMEVEPDNRPREWPLVPMFHMA; the protein is encoded by the coding sequence GTGCAGAGGTTCGCATTTCGGATGCAATTGAAACCCGGCATGGTTGATGAATATCGCCGCCGCCATGACGCGATCTGGCCCGAACTGGTCGATTTGCTGCATGATGCGGGGATCAGCGATTATTCGATCTTTCTAGATCCCGACACGCTGGCGCTCTTCGCGGTGCTGCATCTGGCCGATGAGAACCGGCGCGAGAGCCTCCCCGATGAGCCGGTGATGAAGCTGTGGTGGGCCGCGATGGCGCCGCTGATGGAGGTCGAGCCCGACAATCGCCCGCGCGAATGGCCGCTGGTGCCGATGTTTCACATGGCATGA
- a CDS encoding beta-galactosidase produces MRSLLLVGAALIAVPALAQEARPTVNLKAPVKTFGRVSFDGRSLMIDGKRTPIWAAEFHPYRLPSPDLWRDVLQKIKASGFNTVTFYFDWGYHSPKQGELDFTGIRDMERAITMAGEEGLYVITRVGPYVNAELARGGFPGWLNNQRARARTDDPEYLKAADEWLAAIDAIVARHQINGANGPVILHQIENELSQTSPAHRRYMDHLYAVTREHGITVPIFHNDPGRSGNWAPDGSPVPGVVHGPVDMYAFDGYPGGTCTAQGKVSRGNGAPDWGYYGIGGAKGGASASPDTPGFMAEIGGGWFDYWGSDGIYACNAGQTGPGYGRLFYGTNFVNGIGLQSVYMGYGGMSWGWLPAPVVFTSYDYGAAIAEDRSLREKALALKPIGGTLAALPEIAAMVPADKLTPSSDAIRLYHNRSPETDARLILAAHQPGHLTQDTSFTFAADLPDGHYQMPQIRLNGYDAKWIVAGANVAGQRIVYTTSQIQTARDGLLLLIGRSAEAGRTVLRYNAKPAVKAPDGVGVSWDASRGDLTLNYTHGALSTVEISGGGRPALTLLLGDDTAGGTCWDADGVLACGPALLRHARAKGGALALTGDTVAASPLRVWTRQSRITWNGAPVAMRPAAGGSLESVAPIPGPAPIALPALNDWRMAEGTPEANHVFDDSAWQAIDHRADATQSQKPAGQPTLTMDPYGFHEGDVWYRAHFAGSADAQRLSLTYGAGGAGMVQVFLDGRLIGQQDLPAAMPRPITTGNITIPMPEAARAPGDHVLSVMVRNNGHNWDLTAMDEHKEGRGLIAASLEPVVGPAFAVPLNWRIQGRSGGEDFADRARGTPNNGGQYGERMGWHLPGFDDHAWRATGASLPQGGAGTNWYRTHVTLNVPHEQDATIGLAFGDTTKPRSAAQYRVLIFVNGWNMGQFIAHVGPQRIFPLPQGILNHRGANTIALAVTSDGAPANAPENVRLVTMQNRRGGLEVAQVAAPASLAPTH; encoded by the coding sequence ATGCGTTCTCTTTTACTGGTCGGCGCGGCTCTGATCGCGGTCCCCGCTCTGGCGCAGGAAGCGCGCCCGACGGTCAACCTCAAGGCTCCCGTCAAGACCTTCGGCCGCGTGTCCTTCGATGGCCGCTCGCTGATGATCGACGGCAAACGCACGCCGATCTGGGCCGCCGAATTTCACCCCTATCGCCTGCCCAGTCCCGATCTGTGGCGCGATGTCCTGCAAAAGATCAAGGCCAGCGGGTTCAACACCGTCACCTTCTATTTCGACTGGGGGTATCACAGCCCGAAACAGGGCGAACTGGATTTCACCGGCATCCGCGACATGGAGCGCGCCATCACCATGGCGGGCGAGGAGGGGCTTTACGTCATCACCCGCGTCGGCCCCTATGTGAACGCGGAATTGGCGCGGGGCGGCTTTCCTGGCTGGCTGAACAACCAGCGGGCGCGGGCGCGCACCGATGATCCGGAATATCTGAAGGCGGCTGATGAATGGCTGGCGGCCATCGACGCGATTGTTGCGCGCCATCAGATCAACGGGGCCAATGGTCCTGTCATCCTGCACCAGATCGAAAACGAACTTTCCCAGACCAGCCCGGCCCATCGCCGTTATATGGACCACCTCTATGCCGTGACGCGAGAGCATGGCATCACTGTGCCGATTTTTCACAATGATCCGGGCCGCAGCGGCAATTGGGCGCCCGATGGATCGCCGGTTCCGGGCGTCGTTCACGGCCCGGTCGATATGTACGCCTTCGACGGCTATCCGGGCGGCACCTGCACCGCGCAGGGCAAGGTGTCCCGCGGCAATGGCGCGCCTGATTGGGGCTATTACGGCATTGGCGGGGCCAAGGGCGGCGCGTCGGCTTCGCCCGACACACCGGGTTTCATGGCGGAAATTGGCGGTGGCTGGTTCGATTACTGGGGCTCGGACGGGATCTATGCCTGCAATGCGGGGCAGACCGGGCCGGGCTATGGCCGCCTGTTCTACGGCACCAATTTCGTCAACGGCATCGGGCTGCAAAGCGTCTATATGGGCTATGGCGGCATGTCGTGGGGTTGGCTGCCAGCACCTGTGGTGTTCACCTCCTATGACTATGGCGCGGCGATTGCCGAGGACCGCTCGCTGCGCGAAAAAGCCTTGGCCTTGAAGCCTATCGGCGGCACTCTTGCGGCCTTGCCGGAGATTGCCGCGATGGTCCCGGCGGACAAATTGACGCCCTCCTCGGACGCCATCCGCCTCTATCACAACCGCAGTCCCGAGACGGACGCGCGCCTGATCCTGGCCGCGCATCAGCCGGGGCATTTGACGCAGGACACCAGCTTTACCTTTGCCGCCGATCTGCCCGATGGGCATTATCAGATGCCGCAGATTCGGTTGAACGGCTATGACGCGAAATGGATCGTGGCCGGGGCCAATGTGGCGGGCCAGCGGATCGTTTACACCACCAGCCAGATCCAGACCGCGCGCGATGGCCTGCTCTTGCTGATCGGGCGGAGCGCAGAGGCGGGGCGCACGGTGCTGCGCTACAACGCCAAGCCTGCGGTCAAGGCGCCCGATGGCGTTGGGGTTTCGTGGGATGCATCACGGGGCGATCTGACGCTGAATTACACCCATGGCGCGCTTTCCACGGTAGAGATCAGCGGAGGCGGGCGGCCAGCGCTGACACTCCTGCTGGGCGATGATACGGCGGGTGGGACGTGCTGGGATGCCGATGGCGTGCTGGCTTGCGGACCTGCGCTGCTGCGTCATGCGCGGGCGAAGGGCGGAGCGCTGGCGCTGACCGGCGATACGGTGGCGGCCAGTCCCTTGCGCGTGTGGACCCGGCAATCGCGCATCACATGGAACGGCGCCCCGGTGGCCATGCGGCCTGCGGCGGGCGGATCGCTCGAATCCGTCGCGCCCATTCCCGGTCCGGCCCCGATTGCGCTGCCCGCGCTGAACGACTGGCGCATGGCCGAAGGCACCCCTGAGGCCAACCACGTTTTCGATGACAGCGCATGGCAGGCCATCGACCACCGCGCCGACGCCACGCAAAGCCAAAAGCCCGCAGGCCAGCCCACACTGACCATGGACCCCTATGGTTTCCACGAGGGCGATGTCTGGTATCGCGCCCATTTCGCCGGTTCCGCCGATGCCCAGCGTCTCAGCCTGACCTATGGCGCGGGCGGGGCGGGGATGGTGCAGGTGTTCCTCGATGGTCGCCTGATCGGCCAGCAGGACTTGCCCGCCGCCATGCCGCGCCCGATCACCACGGGCAATATCACGATTCCCATGCCCGAAGCGGCCCGTGCGCCGGGCGATCATGTCCTGTCCGTCATGGTGCGCAACAATGGGCATAACTGGGACCTGACCGCGATGGACGAGCATAAGGAGGGACGGGGCCTGATCGCCGCCTCGCTCGAACCGGTGGTAGGGCCTGCCTTTGCCGTGCCGCTGAACTGGCGGATACAGGGCCGCAGCGGGGGCGAGGATTTTGCCGACCGCGCGCGCGGCACGCCCAACAATGGCGGCCAATATGGCGAGCGGATGGGCTGGCATCTGCCGGGTTTCGACGACCATGCGTGGCGCGCCACCGGAGCCTCTTTGCCGCAAGGGGGGGCAGGGACGAACTGGTATCGCACCCATGTCACGCTCAACGTGCCGCACGAACAGGATGCCACCATCGGCCTTGCCTTTGGCGACACGACCAAGCCGCGTTCGGCGGCGCAATATCGCGTGCTGATCTTCGTCAACGGCTGGAACATGGGGCAATTCATCGCCCATGTCGGGCCGCAGCGGATCTTTCCGCTTCCCCAGGGCATCCTCAACCATCGCGGGGCCAATACCATCGCCCTTGCCGTCACCAGCGACGGCGCACCGGCCAATGCGCCCGAGAATGTGCGCCTTGTCACCATGCAAAATCGCCGCGGCGGGTTGGAGGTGGCGCAGGTTGCCGCCCCGGCCAGCCTCGCGCCAACCCATTGA